The genome window CTTTCCGAGCTGGCTGAGAGCGGCATGGTCATTGAGGCTATTATCGAGGACCTTGAGATCAAACGTGGACTGCTCGCTGACCTTGAGGAGCTGTGCGACAAGGCGACCATCCTTGCCACCAACACCTCGTCCATTTCTGTGACCGCCCTTGGCGCCAAACTTCGCAACCCGGAACGCCTGGTCGGAATGCACTTCTTCAATCCGGCTCCGTTGATGGCGCTGGTTGAAGTTGTCAAAGGGCTGGCAACCGATAACGCCGTTGCCGAAACCGTGCACGCCACCGCAACAAACTGGGGCAAGAAGCCGGTATTCGCAACCTCCACGCCGGGCTTTATTGTTAACCGGGTCGCCCGGCCCTTCTATGCCGAGAGCCTGCGACTGCTTCAGGAACAGGCCACCGACGCGGCGACGCTGGATGCCGTCCTCCGGGAAGCCGGTAATTTCCGGATGGGGCCCTTTGAACTGACTGATCTCATCGGTCATGACGTCAACTACGCGGTAACGAATTCAGTATTCAATTCCTATTATCAGGACACCCGCTTTCTGCCGTCACTGATTCAGAAAGAACTGGTTGAGGCCGGACGCCTTGGCCGCAAGAGTGGCCAGGGTTTCTACAGCTATGCCGAAGGCAGCCAACGCCCCGAGCCCAAAACAGAGCCTGCGTGCCAGAGCGACGACAATCAGCTGATTGTCGAAGGCGAGATGGGGCCAGCCGCAGCATTGGTTGATCGCTTCCGCGAGGCCGGCCTTGAAATCATTGAAAGAGCCGGCCCCGGTCAGCTCCGGTTCGGCGAGGCTGTACTGGCCCTCACCGATGGCTGCATGGCTACCGAGCGCGCCCGCTCGGAAGGCGCATATAACCTGGTGCTGTTTGACCTTGCTTTTGATTTCAGCAAGGCAACACGACTTGCGGTATCCGTCGCTGACCAGGCGTCCGACAAGGCAGTTTCCGATGCCTGTGCTTTACTGCAAAAAGCAGGCATTGCTGTGAGCCTGATTGAAGACCGACCCGGTCTGGTGGTTATGCGCACCGTTGCCATGCTCGCCAACGAAGCCGCCGACGCAGCACTGCATGGCGTGGCTACCAAGGCCGATATCGACCTGGCCATGAAAGCCGGGCTGAATTATCCAGAGGGCCCGCTGAGCTGGAGCGACCGGCTCGGTAACGGCCGGGTATTCCAGGTACTGAAAAATATTCAGGGCAGCTACGAAGAGGACCGTTATCGCCCGGCCCTGCTGCTCCGGAAAAACCATTATGCCGAGAAGGGGTTTTACGCATGACGGACACCAACCCGCAAAAACTCGCGGAACAGTGCGCCGAGGCAATGTTTGCCCGCGACCAGGCAAGCCAGAAGCTGGGCATGGAGATCGTTTCGGTCGCCCCCGGCAAAGCGGTACTGACCATGACCGTATCCGAGGACATGATCCAGGGACACGGTTCTTGCCATGGTGGCTATCTTTTCACACTTGCCGATTCTGCGTTCGCCTTCAGCTGCAACTCCTACGACAAGGCCACGGTTGCATCAGGCTGCAGCATTGACTACATGGCCGGTGCAAAAGCAGGGGACGTGCTGACTGCAACAGCCGAGGAACAATCCCGCGGCGGCAGGACCGGCGTCTACGACGTTACCATAACCAATCAGGATGGCCGCACTGTGGCCCTGTTCAGGGGCAAGTCCTACCAGGTCCGCGGCCCTGTCATTAATTCGGAGGAAAATACATGAGTGCAGGTAACCGTTTGCAAGACGCCTACATTGTCGATGCAATCCGCACGCCCGTTGGCCGTTATGGCGGAGCACTGTCCGCTGTGCGGGCAGATGATCTCGGCGCCATCCCGATGAAGGCACTGATGGAGCGTCACCCGGATCTCGACTGGTCGAAGATCGACGATGTTCTGTACGGCTGCGCCAACCAGGCCGGCGAAGACAATCGGGATGTGGCCCGGATGTCACTTCTGCTGGCAGGCCTTCCGGTGGACGTTCCCGGCAGCACCATCAACCGCCTTTGTGGCTCCGGCATGGATGCAGTTGGCAGCGCCGCTCGGGCTATCCGTACCGGCGAAACCAGCCTGATGCTTGCGGGCGGCGTCGAATCCATGTCGCGTGCGCCCTTCGTGATGGGCAAATCCGAAAGCCCATTCAGCCGCAAGGCGGAGATTTTTGACACCACCATTGGCTGGCGTTTCGTCAACCCGGTACTGAAAAAGCAATACGGTATCGACTCCATGCCCGAGACGGCCGAAAACGTTGCGGCGGACTTTGGTATATCACGAGAAGATCAGGACGCATTTGCCTTGCGCAGCCAGCAACGGACCGCCGCCGCCCAGGCCGCCGGTCGCTTTGCCAATGAGATCACCCCGGTCTCTGTGCCACGCCGCAAACAGGATCCGCTGGTCGTCGATACCGATGAGCATCCTCGGGAAACCAGTCTGGAAAAGCTGGCCTCGCTGCCAACACCTTTCCGTGAGAATGGGACCGTGACTGCAGGTAATGCCTCCGGCGTCAATGACGGTGCCTGCGCACTGCTGCTGGCCAACGCAGACGCGATGACCCAATACAACCTTAAGCCCCGGGCACGGGTAGTTGCCATGTCCACGGCAGGGGTCGAACCCCGCATCATGGGCTTCGGCCCGGCACCAGCAGCCCGCAAGGTACTGAAAACCGCGGGACTGGAACTGGGTGATATGGATGTGATCGAGCTGAATGAGGCGTTCGCGGCGCAGGCACTGGCAGTCACACGCGACCTGGGGCTGCCGGACGATGCGGAGCACGTCAACCCGAACGGCGGCGCTATCGCACTTGGTCATCCTCTGGGCATGAGTGGCGCCCGCCTGATCACAACTGCATTGAATGAGCTCGAGCGTCGCCACAACGAAGGCCAAAAGGCCCGTTATGCACTGTGTACCATGTGCATCGGCGTTGGACAGGGTATCGCACTGATTATTGAGCGGGTGGACAGCGCTGTCTGAACGAACAGTGGCAACGCCCCCGTCAAGCACAAAAACAAGCAGGACACTTTTTATGAGCTTACCGTTACAGAAACTTGGCAAACTTGACCGAATGGAGACCGCCAGCATTGACGAGCTCCGCCATGAGCAGTTGCAGCGCCTGCGCTGGAGCGTGGTCCATGCATATACCAACGTGCCGTTCTATCGCAAGGCCTTTGATGACATCGGCCTGAAGCCGATGGACATCAACTCGCTCGACGATCTGGCCAAGGTGCCGTTCACAACCAAAAGCGACCTGCGGGACAACTACCCGTTTGGCATGTTTGCCACCCCAATGGACCAGGTTGTCCGCGTTCACGCCTCCAGCGGCACAACCGGCAAGCCCACCGTAGTGGGCTACACCCAGAGTGATATCGATAACTGGGCCGATATTGTTGCCCGATCCATTCGAGCCGGTGGTGGCTCCCGGGGTGACAAGGTCCACGTAGCCTACGGTTACGGCCTGTTCACTGGCGGGCTCGGAGCCCATTACGGGGCCGAGCGTCTTGGCTGTACCGTGATCCCCATGTCCGGCGGGCAGACTGAAAAGCAGGTTCAGCTGATCAGCGATTTCCAGCCGGACATCATCATGGTCACCCCGTCCTACATGCTCAATATTGCTGATGAGATGGAGCGCCAGGGAGTTGATCCCCACAAGCTGCCATTGCGCATCGGCATTTTTGGTGCTGAGCCCTGGACCAACAGTATGCGTACCGAACTGGAAGAGCGGCTTGGCATTCAGGCCCTCGATATCTACGGGCTCTCCGAAGTTATGGGGCCGGGCGTCGGTATGGAGTGCATTGAGACCAAAGACGGTCCCACCATCTGGGAAGATCACTTCTATCCGGAGATTATTGACCCCGCCACAGGTGAAGCCCTGCCCGACGGTGAATACGGTGAACTGGTTTTCACCTCACTCAGCAAGGTGGCGCTGCCTATCCTGCGCTACCGCACCCGCGACCTGACCCGTCTGTTGCCAGGGACCGCACGTCCGATGCGGCGCATCGACAAGATCACCGGCCGCAGCGATGACATGCTGATTATCCGCGGGGTCAACGTGTTCCCAAGCCAGATTGAAGAGCAGGTGCTCAAGTGTGAAGCCCTGTCACCCCACTATGAGATTGAGGTCTACAAAGAGGGCAACCTGGACTGCGTCGACATCCGGACAGAGCTCAAGCCGGAAGCGTCAGACAGCGAGGAAAACAAGGCAGCAGCAGCCAAAGAGCTGGCTCACCACATCAAATCCTATATCGGCATCAGCACCCGCATTCAGGTTGTCGAGGCAAACCGCCTGGCACGCTCTGAAGGCAAGGCGAAAAGGGTCTTTGATCGACGCAAGCAGTAAGGTCCATCAGGATCGTGGTGCAACCGGCAAGATTCCGGTTGCACCACCCTCTCCGGGCCAACCATTTAGTTTTATTTTTTGATTTGCTTATTTCCAGTTACTTTAAAAATCATACCCTGAGATCATTTTTTGCCCATATATCATATAGATGAGTAGTTTATAGCAAAGACTGACACTCGACATGACACACAAAGACAGTCCTTGATATTTATTCAGTATCATATAATATGAAACCAATCGCCCTTTAGTATTTGCTGGGGGGCATCGTGTTTACGGAACAAGAGAACAACAAGCCCGAACCGGAGGTATTGTATGTACGCCCAGCTCGTTGAAACCGGCGCAAAACGCCTTAAAACGCTGGAAGAGATGTCGCCTGAAGAGCGCACTTTCCAGGAAAAGGTAGACGCCGAAACAAAGATCGAACCCAAAAACTGGATGCCGGAAGGCTACCGGAAGACCCTCGTTCGCCAGATTTCCCAGCACGCCCATTCCGAGGTTGTCGGTATGCTGCCGGAAGGCAATTGGGTAACGCGCGCGCCAACCCTCAAGCGCAAACTGCAGCTGATGGCCAAGATCCAGGACGAAGCAGGGCACGGGCTTTATCTATACAGCGCAATGGAAACCCTCGGCGCTGACCGCGATGATGAGATCGAAAAGCTGCATCAGGGCAAGGCCAAGTACTCCAGCATCTTTAATTACCCGACGCTGAACTGGGCCGATATGGGTGCGGTCGGCTGGCTGGTCGACGGTGCTGCCATTGTGAACCAGGTTGTACTGCAGCGGACCTCTTATGGCCCCTATTCCCGCGCCATGATCCGCATCTGCAAGGAAGAGAGCTTCCACCAGCGCCAGGGCTACCAGATCCTGCTGGATATGATGCGTGAAGGTACCGACGAGCAGAAAGAAATGGTACAGGACGCGATCAACCGTCTGTGGTGGCCGGCCCTGATGATGTTCGGCCCGCACGACGACGAATCTCCCAACTCCCAGCAGTCTATGGCGTGGAAGATCAAGCGCAAGAGTAACGACGAACTGCGCCAGATGTTCATCGACCAGACCATCCCACAACTTGAATTCCTGGGATGCACTGCGCCGGATCCGGACCTGAAATGGAATGAAGAAACCGGCCACTACGAGTTCGGTGAGATCAACTGGCAGGAATTTTATGACGTTCTCAAGGGCAATGGCCCGTGTAACCGAGAGCGCATCAATACTCGCAAGAAAGCAATTGACGAAGGCGCCTGGGTTCGCGATGCGGCGGTCGCCTATGCCAAAAAACAAAAACAGCGCGCAGCAGCCGCCTGATATCGGAGGAATACAACATGTCTGAATGGCGTCTTTACGAAGTTTTCGTACGTAGCAAGCACGGTCTGAACCACAAACATGTGGGTAGCGTTCATGCCTCTGATGCTGAAATGGCCATGGAAAATGCCCGTGACCTGTACACCCGCCGTAGCGAAGGTGTGAGCATCTGGGTTGTGCCATCCGATACCATCACAGCCTCCGCGTC of Marinobacter sediminum contains these proteins:
- the paaA gene encoding 1,2-phenylacetyl-CoA epoxidase subunit PaaA, which codes for MYAQLVETGAKRLKTLEEMSPEERTFQEKVDAETKIEPKNWMPEGYRKTLVRQISQHAHSEVVGMLPEGNWVTRAPTLKRKLQLMAKIQDEAGHGLYLYSAMETLGADRDDEIEKLHQGKAKYSSIFNYPTLNWADMGAVGWLVDGAAIVNQVVLQRTSYGPYSRAMIRICKEESFHQRQGYQILLDMMREGTDEQKEMVQDAINRLWWPALMMFGPHDDESPNSQQSMAWKIKRKSNDELRQMFIDQTIPQLEFLGCTAPDPDLKWNEETGHYEFGEINWQEFYDVLKGNGPCNRERINTRKKAIDEGAWVRDAAVAYAKKQKQRAAAA
- the paaI gene encoding hydroxyphenylacetyl-CoA thioesterase PaaI: MTDTNPQKLAEQCAEAMFARDQASQKLGMEIVSVAPGKAVLTMTVSEDMIQGHGSCHGGYLFTLADSAFAFSCNSYDKATVASGCSIDYMAGAKAGDVLTATAEEQSRGGRTGVYDVTITNQDGRTVALFRGKSYQVRGPVINSEENT
- the paaB gene encoding 1,2-phenylacetyl-CoA epoxidase subunit PaaB, translated to MSEWRLYEVFVRSKHGLNHKHVGSVHASDAEMAMENARDLYTRRSEGVSIWVVPSDTITASASDEKEVLFDPSEDKVYRHASFYKLPDEVGHM
- the paaH gene encoding 3-hydroxyacyl-CoA dehydrogenase PaaH, with translation MQALDTQTTIAVIGAGAMGAGIAQVAAQAGHKVYLHDQREGAAATGRDGVAKQLQRRVDKGKMEQQAVDAIIGRIHPVSALSELAESGMVIEAIIEDLEIKRGLLADLEELCDKATILATNTSSISVTALGAKLRNPERLVGMHFFNPAPLMALVEVVKGLATDNAVAETVHATATNWGKKPVFATSTPGFIVNRVARPFYAESLRLLQEQATDAATLDAVLREAGNFRMGPFELTDLIGHDVNYAVTNSVFNSYYQDTRFLPSLIQKELVEAGRLGRKSGQGFYSYAEGSQRPEPKTEPACQSDDNQLIVEGEMGPAAALVDRFREAGLEIIERAGPGQLRFGEAVLALTDGCMATERARSEGAYNLVLFDLAFDFSKATRLAVSVADQASDKAVSDACALLQKAGIAVSLIEDRPGLVVMRTVAMLANEAADAALHGVATKADIDLAMKAGLNYPEGPLSWSDRLGNGRVFQVLKNIQGSYEEDRYRPALLLRKNHYAEKGFYA
- the paaK gene encoding phenylacetate--CoA ligase PaaK; translated protein: MSLPLQKLGKLDRMETASIDELRHEQLQRLRWSVVHAYTNVPFYRKAFDDIGLKPMDINSLDDLAKVPFTTKSDLRDNYPFGMFATPMDQVVRVHASSGTTGKPTVVGYTQSDIDNWADIVARSIRAGGGSRGDKVHVAYGYGLFTGGLGAHYGAERLGCTVIPMSGGQTEKQVQLISDFQPDIIMVTPSYMLNIADEMERQGVDPHKLPLRIGIFGAEPWTNSMRTELEERLGIQALDIYGLSEVMGPGVGMECIETKDGPTIWEDHFYPEIIDPATGEALPDGEYGELVFTSLSKVALPILRYRTRDLTRLLPGTARPMRRIDKITGRSDDMLIIRGVNVFPSQIEEQVLKCEALSPHYEIEVYKEGNLDCVDIRTELKPEASDSEENKAAAAKELAHHIKSYIGISTRIQVVEANRLARSEGKAKRVFDRRKQ
- the pcaF gene encoding 3-oxoadipyl-CoA thiolase encodes the protein MSAGNRLQDAYIVDAIRTPVGRYGGALSAVRADDLGAIPMKALMERHPDLDWSKIDDVLYGCANQAGEDNRDVARMSLLLAGLPVDVPGSTINRLCGSGMDAVGSAARAIRTGETSLMLAGGVESMSRAPFVMGKSESPFSRKAEIFDTTIGWRFVNPVLKKQYGIDSMPETAENVAADFGISREDQDAFALRSQQRTAAAQAAGRFANEITPVSVPRRKQDPLVVDTDEHPRETSLEKLASLPTPFRENGTVTAGNASGVNDGACALLLANADAMTQYNLKPRARVVAMSTAGVEPRIMGFGPAPAARKVLKTAGLELGDMDVIELNEAFAAQALAVTRDLGLPDDAEHVNPNGGAIALGHPLGMSGARLITTALNELERRHNEGQKARYALCTMCIGVGQGIALIIERVDSAV